The Neofelis nebulosa isolate mNeoNeb1 chromosome 1, mNeoNeb1.pri, whole genome shotgun sequence sequence CGGGGGCCGCTGTCGGCCCCTTCAGGGGCTTGGCTTTCTCCCCCGGAGTGAGATGGAAACCGGTGGAGGGtgatgagcagaggaggggcgtcATCTGCCGTGTACCTTGTAAAAGGACCCCTGGGTGTTACGCGGGTGATCAGTTacaaggggggaagggcagaagccGAGTGCCGGCGGGGGGCCAGGACCCCTACACCAGGTGAGAGAGGATGCTGTCTTCGGAGCAGGGTGATAGCaacagggaagggggaggtgatTGGATCCCGGAGGTTTGTAGAGGGTGAACAGAGCCAGACCGACGAATCGCTGAGAGAAAAAGGCAAGGGAAGGATGCCTTTGCTGTCTGGGGCCTTGAGCAGCCGGAAGGGCACGCGGCCTTTCTATGAGCTAGGGAAGACCGAGGGAGGAGCAAGAGCGCGGGGGCGGTGGTGTTCCCTGTGGGTGACGTCCGATATCTTAGCGGACAGGTCCGGGCGGCAGGCAACTCTACAAGGTGTGGAGTCAGGGCAGCCCGTGGCGGGTGTTATCCAGCTAGGACGGTGAGATTGCGTGTATCCCTTCACTTTCACTCGAtttaccatgtctttttttttttttttggtcgtaTCACTTGCCACCAGAGGCGTGAGGtgggggtgatgggggtgggatCGGTGGTCGTACAGCCCAGTGAGATCCAAGCTAGCGACCGGAGGCGGTTTCCGGTTCTAGCGAACACTCCAGATGACTCTCATTGCAGGTGACCCGGGGACCGttctttgagaagcactgctgaAGGCACCTCGTCCTTTCCTCTTTTGTCGTGGACAGGGCCCCCTCCCTGCGTTCTTGTGTTACTCAGCAAACCCCAGAGGATGTGAGTGGGTCCTCTCATCCCTCCAGCCCGCACCTCTGGGCTTGGCCTAACGTgcaaatggaaggagagagacacttAGTGGGCGAGAGAAGCAAGTGAAAAGCCAAAATGCCGTTAATAAGAGCAGCGGTTATTCCCATGCAGTAAACCAGCTTCACCCCGTGTGCCTAACGCTTAGTTAACGCTTGGTCGTCACGCCTTATTACCTCGTGAGTCATCCGTTCGGTTTATGAGGGCGGCGCTTTGATTCCCGTCGGGATGTTTCCTCTCTGAGAGTCCTCCCAGAGTGCTCCCAGCTTTCCCAGAATAGCGCTTTTGTGTTCTGGATACCTCCAGATACACTGATAAGTTCTCAACAGCTGACTGTATTCACAGTTTATGACTTGGTATTTATGAATCGCCGAGGATGTTATATGTACTGCCTTCTAAATAAACCTGTAGGATGATACTTGCTCTCAGAGTCAGCACTGTAGTGCTCGGGAAATAGATCAAATGAGGCAGCTCGGGAAATAGATTCTCGGGAAATAGATCAAATGCAGCAGCACTGGGGGAGGAAACGATGGAAAACGAAAGCACTGTGCAAATACGGCTTGTTCTGACAGTAGCTTGCACTGGAGCCGGGACCACCGTGACCTAGTGTGACTACAGTCACCTGACAGTCCGTGTCATTGGTGTAAATTTCCCGTGCACGGGTCCACAatgtttgcagatgacacagGCCTGCAGCCCCACACACGCACGCCCTCCGTGCACCGTATCAGACCACGGGGAGGAAATGATGGAACAGTAACAaacctttctccctttttaggaTGGCCACTCTTCTTCTAAAGAGGCTAACGTTGCATACCGTAAAGACTGGAAATAATTGCATTAGATGTCCTGGTACATACACCCTGCACCAGACCGCACCAGCACGGCCGTCGCTCCGAGCTTCTGGCCCGAGACTGTCCTGCCCGATTCACGCAAAAGCTTTCGGTACTGTTGCAGACACCCAGGacgaaaggaagaagaaaaagaagaatgaaccAGCTCTTAGCAACATCGGAAGAAAAATTCACGAGCGGATCATTCACGTGCTGGATGAGGCGGGCAACGACTTGGGCAACATGCACCGAGCAGACGTGATCAGGCTCATGAACGAGCGGGACCTGAGGCTTGTGACAAGGGACAGCAGTGCGGAGCCCCCTCAGTACCAGCTCCTGACGGGGGCACAGATCCACGAGGAGCGCCTGCGACTCCGGGAGCTGGGAAAAGCCCACCCGAAACCCGGTAGGTGACCTGCTGCCCACGCCCTGAGCCCCAGGGACCTCAGAGGGCGTCTGCCGAGGTGCCTCGTGACAGCGGGGGTGTGAGCAGCGGGGTAGTTCACGGCCTCCCCACCGTCTCCCGCATCTTTCTCCAGCTCTCGCTTCATTTCCATTCCTCCTCTCGTCTTTTTTCCTCGATGCCCTGTGGTCGGCGTCGCTTCCTCGTGTAAAATGAGGGGGAAATAGGGAGGCACCCCAGAACGACGGGACCCCTTTTCCTCTTGGCCTGGCCCGGGGGTGGCAGCATCTCTGGTGTCCGGAATGAAAGAGCCTCGGAAGCGGTGGGGTGGGGTCCCTGTTCCCCTCTTTCCCCCTCATCTCTAACGTGGAGGCGCCTGGCCAGTTGGCCGGAAGCCCTTGCTGATCTACGAAGGGATTCACAGAGCATCTTCCACACCCTGTTGGTAGTAAGGCTCATTTACACATTTACCGATCACCTTACCACGGCCTTGTCTTTTATGCCTTATGGAGCCCGGAACTAGACATCAAGTGAAAATTTTTCATGAGTCCTAATAAGTGCTGACCGTTACGAAAGCTTGTTTTATGGAAAACactctggggcaggggcaggagacgGGTCCCAGAGCTGCCACAGCGAGGTTGTGTGTCTTAGGAAAATCACACGGTTCTCTGTGGCTCAGTTCTGTGGCACCACATTCAACAAGGATGTTGGCTGGGAAACAAAAAGTCTTCAGAAGAGGCCAACCGGGATGGTAAGGACATCACATTGCATCGCAGAAAAAACGCAGAACAGCACCGAGAAGCTTGGAGAGCTTTGGCGGGGGTGCTCTTTGCAGAGATAGTTGAAGTGCTAAGGTGTTAAAGGCATTAATTTTGTTCCGGTGGCGACGTAGGACCAGCTGCGGGAGCTTGAAGGAAGCGGGGAGGTGTTCCTAAAAGGAGGTCTTTTAGGAAAATTACTTTTGGGAATTAGAAAGCATACCGAAAACTGTACACACCTGTTACCCACCATCCAAGATGAACAAGCGTTAACGTTGTTGTACTAAAGATTGTTAAACGAAACAAAACATTACAGGAAAGTCGAAGTCTCTGTGCTCCCTTTTCCTGTGCCGTCCTCCCTCCCTGCCGCCGTGGACATGAATGTGGGTCTGTGCTGTTAAACTTCAGTGACGTACAAACCCGTGGTATATGGCATGATTCTGTACACATGAAAATTATGTCATGCTGTCTTCAAGAGCTAGGTTTATGTAACAGCTGTAGctaattttttataattactcAGTGGAATCCTCAGAATGTACCAGATACCGTGGATTGGTCAGGGCCTTT is a genomic window containing:
- the MTIF3 gene encoding translation initiation factor IF-3, mitochondrial isoform X3 — translated: MELVLELNCCVHPGNLKLSKMMATLLLKRLTLHTVKTGNNCIRCPGTYTLHQTAPARPSLRASGPRLSCPIHAKAFGTVADTQDERKKKKKNEPALSNIGRKIHERIIHVLDEAGNDLGNMHRADVIRLMNERDLRLVTRDSSAEPPQYQLLTGAQIHEERLRLRELGKAHPKPGGDM
- the MTIF3 gene encoding translation initiation factor IF-3, mitochondrial isoform X2; protein product: MATLLLKRLTLHTVKTGNNCIRCPGTYTLHQTAPARPSLRASGPRLSCPIHAKAFGTVADTQDERKKKKKNEPALSNIGRKIHERIIHVLDEAGNDLGNMHRADVIRLMNERDLRLVTRDSSAEPPQYQLLTGAQIHEERLRLRELGKAHPKPGPTLTKELTFSSNIGQHDLDTKSKQIQQWIEKKYRVQITIKKGKNVEEPENKMEEICNQILQTMPGIATFSTRPQPVRGGKAVMCVLRHLSKKEENAYRETQGAQKEDPLNKENGNNRESDVVHP
- the MTIF3 gene encoding translation initiation factor IF-3, mitochondrial isoform X1, which encodes MELVLELNCCVHPGNLKLSKMMATLLLKRLTLHTVKTGNNCIRCPGTYTLHQTAPARPSLRASGPRLSCPIHAKAFGTVADTQDERKKKKKNEPALSNIGRKIHERIIHVLDEAGNDLGNMHRADVIRLMNERDLRLVTRDSSAEPPQYQLLTGAQIHEERLRLRELGKAHPKPGPTLTKELTFSSNIGQHDLDTKSKQIQQWIEKKYRVQITIKKGKNVEEPENKMEEICNQILQTMPGIATFSTRPQPVRGGKAVMCVLRHLSKKEENAYRETQGAQKEDPLNKENGNNRESDVVHP